Proteins co-encoded in one Garra rufa chromosome 21, GarRuf1.0, whole genome shotgun sequence genomic window:
- the LOC141295469 gene encoding synaptosomal-associated protein 23-like isoform X2, producing MADMTVEDITMRANQVTDESLESTRRMLQMAEESRETGVKTMTMLDEQGEQLRRVDQGMDQINQDMRQAEKNLTDLSKCCGLCVCPCDRVTSIEHDGRYKKTWGTSSDNSSVEGKEGGVVSSQPTGVRNGQAVSSGSAGASGPYIKRVTNDAREDEMEENLDQVGSIIGNLKNLAMDMGNEIDKQNKTIDRINDKADMNKARIDEANQRATKLL from the exons ATGGCAGACATGACAGTGGAGGACATTACAATGAGAGCCAACCAAGTTACAGATGAG TCACTTGAAAGCACTAGGCGGATGCTACAGATGGCAGAGGAG AGCCGTGAGACAGGGGTTAAAACAATGACCATGTTGGATGAGCAAGGAG AGCAACTGAGGCGAGTTGACCAAGGAATGGACCAGATCAATCAGGACATGAGACAGGCAGAAAAGAACCTGACTGATCTGTCCAAGTGCTGTGGCCTGTGTGTGTGCCCGTGTGACAG AGTGACTTCTATTGAGCATGATGGGAGATATAAGAAGACTTGGGGCACAAGTAGTGACAACTCCAGTGTGGAGGGAAAAGAGGGTGGTGTTGTATCTAGCCAACCCACTGGCGTCCGCAACGGACAGGCTGTTTCGAGTGGGTCAGCAGGCGCATCTGGACCCTACATCAAGAG AGTAACGAATGATGCACGAGAAGATGAGATGGAGGAGAATCTGGACCAGGTGGGCAGCATCATCGGGAATCTTAAGAATTTGGCCATGGATATGGGCAACGAGATTGACAAACAGAACAAGACCATTGACCGCATCAATGATAAG GCTGATATGAATAAAGCTCGCATTGATGAAGCCAACCAACGAGCCACCAAACTTCTGTAG
- the LOC141295469 gene encoding synaptosomal-associated protein 23-like isoform X1: MSKQPQSVELKTTGGAANLDTSKMADMTVEDITMRANQVTDESLESTRRMLQMAEESRETGVKTMTMLDEQGEQLRRVDQGMDQINQDMRQAEKNLTDLSKCCGLCVCPCDRVTSIEHDGRYKKTWGTSSDNSSVEGKEGGVVSSQPTGVRNGQAVSSGSAGASGPYIKRVTNDAREDEMEENLDQVGSIIGNLKNLAMDMGNEIDKQNKTIDRINDKADMNKARIDEANQRATKLL, encoded by the exons ATGAGTAAACA ACCCCAGAGCGTAGAGCTTAAGACCACAGGAGGGGCGGCAAACTTGGACACCAGCAAGATGGCAGACATGACAGTGGAGGACATTACAATGAGAGCCAACCAAGTTACAGATGAG TCACTTGAAAGCACTAGGCGGATGCTACAGATGGCAGAGGAG AGCCGTGAGACAGGGGTTAAAACAATGACCATGTTGGATGAGCAAGGAG AGCAACTGAGGCGAGTTGACCAAGGAATGGACCAGATCAATCAGGACATGAGACAGGCAGAAAAGAACCTGACTGATCTGTCCAAGTGCTGTGGCCTGTGTGTGTGCCCGTGTGACAG AGTGACTTCTATTGAGCATGATGGGAGATATAAGAAGACTTGGGGCACAAGTAGTGACAACTCCAGTGTGGAGGGAAAAGAGGGTGGTGTTGTATCTAGCCAACCCACTGGCGTCCGCAACGGACAGGCTGTTTCGAGTGGGTCAGCAGGCGCATCTGGACCCTACATCAAGAG AGTAACGAATGATGCACGAGAAGATGAGATGGAGGAGAATCTGGACCAGGTGGGCAGCATCATCGGGAATCTTAAGAATTTGGCCATGGATATGGGCAACGAGATTGACAAACAGAACAAGACCATTGACCGCATCAATGATAAG GCTGATATGAATAAAGCTCGCATTGATGAAGCCAACCAACGAGCCACCAAACTTCTGTAG
- the LOC141295403 gene encoding synaptosomal-associated protein 23-like, giving the protein MADMSVEEMTIKANHVTNESLESTRRMLQMTEESLDTGVKTLIMLDEQGEKLKNVQQEVEQIKQDMKQARKNLNELSKCCGLCLCPCNRLKSAESKWRKKPKEPKESNQNVVFSQPTAIRNGQAVSAGSTAPSGPYIKRITNDDREDEMEENVIQVANHVGNLKNMALNFGYMIERQNQTILDVTEECALRTLFANIMDPPIRGIEEGGVYGMPFAPNGKTNHMLAYRPSGTSFGVPEHLELFNFRHFQTLRGRGGREVHSSQLSFWGKHICGQCLCCIHYESDTETRRRRA; this is encoded by the exons ATGGCAGACATGTCAGTGGAGGAGATGACAATTAAAGCCAACCATGTAACAAATGAG TCACTTGAAAGCACTAGACGAATGTTACAAATGACAGAGGAG AGTTTGGACACGGGGGTTAAAACACTGATTATGCTAGATGAGCAGGGAG AAAAACTAAAGAATGTGCAACAGGAAGTGGAGCAGATCAAGCAGGACATGAAACAGGCTCGAAAAAACCTGAATGAACTGTCCAAATGCTGCGGCCTGTGTTTGTGCCCATGTAACAG ACTGAAGTCTGCCGAGAGTAAGTGGAGAAAAAAGCCAAAGGAACCAAAAGAAAGCAATCAGAATGTGGTTTTCAGTCAACCGACTGCCATTCGCAATGGGCAGGCTGTTTCTGCAGGGTCAACAGCCCCCTCTGGCCCCTACATTAAGAG AATAACAAATGATGATCGAGAAGATGAGATGGAAGAGAATGTGATTCAGGTTGCCAACCACGTTGGGAATTTAAAGAACATGGCACTGAACTTTGGCTACATGATTGAAAGACAGAACCAAACCATTCTTGACGTCACTGAAGAG TGTGCCTTAAGGACGCTTTTCGCAAATATTATGGATCCACCGATTAGGGGCATCGAGGAGGGTGGGGTGTATGGGATGCCATTCGCTCCCAACGGTAAAACTAACCATATGTTGGCCTACAGACCTTCTGGAACTTCTTTTGGGGTTCCTGAGCATCTGGAGTTGTTTAACTTCAGACACTTTCAGACTCTAAGGGGGAGAGGAGGGAGGGAAGTACACTCTTCACAGCTCAGTTTCTGGGGTAAACACATCTGCGGACAGTGTTTATGCTGCATTCACTATGAAAGCGACACAGAGACAAGGAGAAGAAGAGCGTAG